From the genome of Bos indicus x Bos taurus breed Angus x Brahman F1 hybrid chromosome 14, Bos_hybrid_MaternalHap_v2.0, whole genome shotgun sequence, one region includes:
- the SLC45A4 gene encoding solute carrier family 45 member 4 isoform X1 — translation MKMAPQNADAESMQVQELPVPLPDLQKPGRAEAETRDETVSEGSIDRIPVRLWVMHGAVMFGREFCYAMETALVTPVLLQIGLPEQYYSLTWFLSPILGLIFTPLIGSASDRCTLSWGRRRPFILALCVGVLFGVALFLNGSAIGLALGDVPTRQPIGIVLTVLGVVVLDFSADATEGPIRAYLLDVVDSEEQDMALNIHAFSAGLGGAIGYVLGGLDWTQTFLGSWFRTQNQVLFFFAAIIFTVSVALHLSSIEEEQYSPQQERGGDPASAPASGPRACVLDGSVLFPDEVQSEHELALDFLDEGLVRSKSDSVLHVPEAALGLEPELFLQDIEPSIFHDASCPSTPRSTSQEHAPARPPRRPLPLRAPAGEDETLLEEPLSAARLPNGGSAGLRDGPGTCAYSRAALKAPATAGPARRRRHVFRRQASSTFSYYGKIGSHRYRHRRANAVVLIKPSRSMSDLYDLQARPRQHRHRHQSGATTSSGDSESEEGEGETTVRLLWLSMLKMPPELVRLCLCHLLTWFSVIAEAVFYTDFMGQVIFEGDPKAPSNSTAWQAYSAGVKMGCWGLVIYAATGATCSALLQKYLDSYDLSIRVVYVLGTLGFSLGTAVMAMFANVYVAMIMISTMGVVSMSISYCPYALLGQYHDIREYVHHSPGTSKRGFGIDCAILSCQVYISQILVASALGSVVDAVGTVRVIPMVASVGSFLGFLTAAFLVIYPEVSEEAKEEQKGLSSQPLGEGASSSAEKPTMLKLSRKEAPQGLVETESMVFGRSVRSRHILLVLQLLESIFLYDYFRKKNFCLYFPKLWFS, via the exons GCCTCCCGGAGCAGTACTACAGCCTCACCTGGTTCCTAAGCCCCATTCTCGGCCTCATCTTCACGCCCCTCATCGGTTCCGCGAGCGACCGCTGCACCCTGAGCTGGGGCCGCCGGCGGCCTTTCATCCTGGCGCTCTGCGTGGGTGTGCTCTTCGGAGTGGCGCTGTTCCTCAACGGCTCTGCCATCG GCCTGGCCCTCGGTGATGTCCCCACCCGGCAGCCCATCGGCATCGTCCTCACTGTGCTGGGGGTGGTGGTCCTGGATTTCAGCGCTGACGCCACGGAGGGGCCCATCCGTGCGTACCTGCTGGACGTGGTGGACAGCGAGGAGCAGGACATGGCCCTCAACATCCACGCCTTCTCTGCTG GCCTCGGCGGGGCCATCGGCTACGTGCTGGGCGGGCTGGACTGGACCCAGACCTTCCTGGGCTCCTGGTTCCGGACGCAGAACCAGGTGCTGTTCTTCTTCGCGGCCATCATCTTCACGGTGTCCGTGGCCCTGCACCTGTCCAGCATCGAGGAGGAGCAGTACAGCCCCCAGCAGGAGCGTGGCGGGGACCCAGCCAGTGCGCCAGCCTCCGGCCCCCGCGCCTGCGTGCTGGACGGCAGCGTTCTGTTCCCAGACGAGGTGCAGTCGGAGCATGAGCTGGCCCTGGACTTCCTGGACGAGGGCCTGGTGCGCAGCAAGAGCGATTCGGTGCTGCACGTGCCGGAGGCTGCACTGGGCCTGGAGCCCGAGCTCTTCCTGCAGGACATCGAGCCCTCCATCTTCCACGATGCCTCCTGCCCCAGCACCCCCCGCAGCACCAGCCAGGAGCACGCCCCTGCCCGGCCACCCCGCCGGCCCCTGCCACTCCGTGCACCCGCCGGCGAGGATGAGACCCTGCTGGAGGAGCCCCTGAGCGCCGCCAGGCTCCCGAACGGGGGTAGCGCGGGGCTGCGGGACGGCCCGGGCACCTGCGCCTATAGCCGGGCCGCCCTGAAGGCCCCCGCCACGGCAGGCCCCGCCCGCCGGCGCCGGCACGTGTTCCGCCGGCAGGCCTCCAGCACCTTCTCCTACTACGGCAAGATCGGCTCCCACCGCTACCGCCACCGGCGCGCCAACGCCGTGGTGCTCATCAAGCCCTCACGCAGCATGAGTGACCTCTACGACCTGCAGGCGCGGCCCCGGCAGCACCGCCACCGCCACCAGAGCGGGGCCACCACGTCCAGCGGGGACTCAGAGAGCGAGGAGGGCGAGGGCGAGACCACCGTGCGGCTGCTCTGGCTGTCCATGCTGAAGATGCCCCCCGAGCTGGTGCGTCTCTGCCTCTGCCACCTGCTCACCTGGTTCTCCGTCATCGCCGAGGCCGTGTTCTACACCGACTTCATGGGCCAGGTCATCTTCGAGGGGGACCCCAAG GCTCCATCCAACTCGACGGCGTGGCAGGCCTACAGCGCGGGCGTGAAGATGGGCTGCTGGGGCCTGGTCATCTACGCAGCCACCGGTGCCACCTGTTCAG CCCTGCTACAGAAGTACCTGGACAGCTACGACCTGAGCATCAGGGTCGTCTACGTGCTGGGCACGCTGGGCTTCTCCCTGGGCACGGCTGTGATGGCCATGTTCGCCAACGTCTACGTGGCCATGATCATGATCAGCACCATGGGCGTCGTCTCCATGAGCATCTCCTACTGCCCCTATGCCCTGCTCGGGCAGTACCACGACATCAGAGAG TACGTGCATCACAGCCCCGGGACCTCCAAGCGTGGCTTCGGCATCGACTGCGCCATCCTGTCCTGCCAGGTCTACATCTCCCAGATCCTGGTGGCCTCCGCCCTGGGCAGCGTGGTCGACGCGGTGGGGACCGTGCGTGTCATCCCCATGGTGGCCTCCGTGGGCTCTTTCCTGGGCTTCCTGACAGCCGCCTTCCTGGTCATCTACCCAGAGGTGTCCGAAGAGGCCAAGGAAGAGCAGAAGGGCCTGTCTTCCCAGCCGCTGGGCGAAGGCGCGAGCAGCAGCGCTGAGAAGCCCACAATGCTGAAGCTGTCCCGGAAGGAGGCCCCGCAGGGGCTCGTCGAGACCGAGTCGATG GTATTTGGACGTTCTGTCAGATCTCGTCACATTTTGTTGGTGCTGCAGCTATTGGAGAGTATTTTTCTCTatgattattttagaaaaaaaaatttttgtctttattttccaaaactgTGGTTTTCTTGA